The Geotrypetes seraphini chromosome 8, aGeoSer1.1, whole genome shotgun sequence genome includes a region encoding these proteins:
- the KLC2 gene encoding kinesin light chain 2 isoform X1, protein MATMVYPREEKLEKLSQDELVLSTKAVIQGLETLKNEHNSILSTLLETMRCLDKEQEASVVQEKSSLLRKSLEAIELGLGEAQVIIALSSHLSAVESEKQKLRAQVRRLVQENQWLRDELASTQQKLQRSEQAVAQLEEEKEHLEFMNQIKKFDEDVSPSEDKSGETSKDTLDDLFPNDEEQSQAQQPTPGEAAAQHGGYEIPARLRTLHNLVIQYASQGRYEVAVPLCKQALEDLEKTSGHDHPDVATMLNILALVYRDQNKYKEAAHLLNDALAIREKTLGKDHPAVAATLNNLAVLYGKRGKYKEAEPLCKRALEIREKVLGKYHPDVAKQLNNLALLCQNQGKYEEVEYYYQRALEIYESRLGPDDPNVVKTKNNLASCYLKQGKYKKAEALYKEILTQAHEKEFGSVNGDNKPIWMHAEEREESKALHKDSNSYGEYGSWYKACKVDSPTVNTTLKSLGALYRRQGKLEAAETLEECATRTRKQGIDAINQSRVVELLKDGCPSERRRSREVLNGAASKDERSTDGGEDGPAAEWAGDGSGALRRSGSFGKLRDALRRSSEMLVKKLQGGSPQEPRNPGMKRASSLNFINKSGEESTQQTSTSLADRKGLSTSNLDLSRRSSLIG, encoded by the exons ATGGCAACCATGGTGTACCCTAGGGAAGAGAAGCTGGAGAAGCTGAGCCAGGATGAGCTTGTGCTGAGTACGAAAGCTGTGATCCAGGGACTGGAGACCCTGAAGAATGAGCATAACTCCATCCTTTCCACACTGCTGGAGACTATGAGGTGTCTGGATAAGGAGCAGGAGGCCAGTGTGGTCCAGGAGAAGTCTAGCCTGCTCCGTAAATCCTTGGAGGCCATTGAGCTGGGCCTGGGAGAGGCACAA GTGATCATTGCACTGTCCAGCCACCTGAGTGCGGTGGAGTCTGAGAAGCAGAAGCTGCGGGCACAGGTGCGACGCCTGGTGCAGGAGAACCAGTGGCTGCGAGATGAGCTTGCCAGCACCCAACAAAAGCTGCAGCGCAGTGAGCAGGCTGTGGCCCAGCTGGAAGAGGAAAAGGAACATTTGGAATTTATGAACCAGATTAAGAAGTTTGATGAGGATGTTTCGCCATCT gAGGATAAGAGTGGCGAAACTAGTAAGGATACCCTCGATGACCTCTTCCCCAACGATGAGGAACAGAGTCAAG CCCAGCAGCCCACCCCAGGGGAGGCAGCAGCCCAGCATGGGGGCTACGAGATCCCTGCCCGCTTGCGTACTCTTCATAACTTGGTGATCCAATATGCTTCACAGGGCCGCTATGAGGTGGCAGTGCCTCTCTGCAAGCAGGCGCTGGAGGACCTGGAGAAGACCTCTGGCCATGACCACCCAGATGTGGCCACGATGTTGAATATCCTAGCCCTGGTATACAG GGACCAAAACAAGTACAAGGAGGCTGCACATCTATTGAACGATGCACTGGCAATtcgggagaagacgctggggaaAGACCACCCAGCT GTGGCAGCGACCTTGAACAACCTGGCAGTACTGTATGGGAAGAGAGGGAAATACAAGGAGGCTGAGCCGTTGTGCAAACGAGCTCTGGAGATACGGGAGAAG GTGCTGGGAAAGTACCACCCTGATGTGGCAAAGCAGCTCAATAACTTGGCACTGCTTTGTCAGAACCAGGGTAAGTATGAGGAGGTGGAATATTACTATCAGCGAGCCCTGGAGATCTATGAGTCCCGGCTGGGGCCTGACGACCCCAACGTGGTCAAGACCAAAAACAACCTG GCCTCCTGTTACCTGAAGCAAGGCAAGTACAAGAAGGCAGAGGCCCTGTACAAAGAGATCCTGACCCAGGCCCATGAGAAGGAGTTTGGCTCTGTGAATG GCGACAACAAGCCAATCTGGATGCATGCAGAGGAGCGGGAGGAGAGTAAG gctctgcacaaGGATAGTAACTCCTATGGAGAATATGGTAGTTGGTATAAGGCCTGCAAGGTAGACAG TCCAACGGTTAACACAACACTAAAGAGTCTGGGGGCACTGTACCGCCGGCAGGGAAAACTGGAGGCGGCAGAGACACTGGAGGAGTGTGCCACCCGGACGCGAAAACAG GGGATTGACGCCATTAATCAGAGCCGTGTTGTGGAGTTGTTGAAGGATGGGTGCCCCTCTGAGCGCAGACGGAGCCGAGAGGTGCTGAATGGGGCTGCATCAAAAGATGAGCGCAGCACAGATGGTGGCGAGGACGGGCCCGCAGCGGAGTGGGCTGGG GATGGGAGTGGTGCACTGAGGAGAAGCGGCTCCTTTGGAAAACTTCGGGATGCCCTGCGGCGAAGCAGTGAGATGCTGGTGAAGAAACTGCAAGGGGGCAGCCCACAAGAACCAAGAAACCCTGG GATGAAGCGGGCTAGTTCCCTGAACTTTATCAACAAGAGTGGGGAGgaaagcacgcag
- the KLC2 gene encoding kinesin light chain 2 isoform X2, whose translation MATMVYPREEKLEKLSQDELVLSTKAVIQGLETLKNEHNSILSTLLETMRCLDKEQEASVVQEKSSLLRKSLEAIELGLGEAQVIIALSSHLSAVESEKQKLRAQVRRLVQENQWLRDELASTQQKLQRSEQAVAQLEEEKEHLEFMNQIKKFDEDVSPSEDKSGETSKDTLDDLFPNDEEQSQAQQPTPGEAAAQHGGYEIPARLRTLHNLVIQYASQGRYEVAVPLCKQALEDLEKTSGHDHPDVATMLNILALVYRDQNKYKEAAHLLNDALAIREKTLGKDHPAVAATLNNLAVLYGKRGKYKEAEPLCKRALEIREKVLGKYHPDVAKQLNNLALLCQNQGKYEEVEYYYQRALEIYESRLGPDDPNVVKTKNNLASCYLKQGKYKKAEALYKEILTQAHEKEFGSVNGDNKPIWMHAEEREESKALHKDSNSYGEYGSWYKACKVDSPTVNTTLKSLGALYRRQGKLEAAETLEECATRTRKQGIDAINQSRVVELLKDGCPSERRRSREVLNGAASKDERSTDGGEDGPAAEWAGDGSGALRRSGSFGKLRDALRRSSEMLVKKLQGGSPQEPRNPGMKRASSLNFINKSGEESTQTSTSLADRKGLSTSNLDLSRRSSLIG comes from the exons ATGGCAACCATGGTGTACCCTAGGGAAGAGAAGCTGGAGAAGCTGAGCCAGGATGAGCTTGTGCTGAGTACGAAAGCTGTGATCCAGGGACTGGAGACCCTGAAGAATGAGCATAACTCCATCCTTTCCACACTGCTGGAGACTATGAGGTGTCTGGATAAGGAGCAGGAGGCCAGTGTGGTCCAGGAGAAGTCTAGCCTGCTCCGTAAATCCTTGGAGGCCATTGAGCTGGGCCTGGGAGAGGCACAA GTGATCATTGCACTGTCCAGCCACCTGAGTGCGGTGGAGTCTGAGAAGCAGAAGCTGCGGGCACAGGTGCGACGCCTGGTGCAGGAGAACCAGTGGCTGCGAGATGAGCTTGCCAGCACCCAACAAAAGCTGCAGCGCAGTGAGCAGGCTGTGGCCCAGCTGGAAGAGGAAAAGGAACATTTGGAATTTATGAACCAGATTAAGAAGTTTGATGAGGATGTTTCGCCATCT gAGGATAAGAGTGGCGAAACTAGTAAGGATACCCTCGATGACCTCTTCCCCAACGATGAGGAACAGAGTCAAG CCCAGCAGCCCACCCCAGGGGAGGCAGCAGCCCAGCATGGGGGCTACGAGATCCCTGCCCGCTTGCGTACTCTTCATAACTTGGTGATCCAATATGCTTCACAGGGCCGCTATGAGGTGGCAGTGCCTCTCTGCAAGCAGGCGCTGGAGGACCTGGAGAAGACCTCTGGCCATGACCACCCAGATGTGGCCACGATGTTGAATATCCTAGCCCTGGTATACAG GGACCAAAACAAGTACAAGGAGGCTGCACATCTATTGAACGATGCACTGGCAATtcgggagaagacgctggggaaAGACCACCCAGCT GTGGCAGCGACCTTGAACAACCTGGCAGTACTGTATGGGAAGAGAGGGAAATACAAGGAGGCTGAGCCGTTGTGCAAACGAGCTCTGGAGATACGGGAGAAG GTGCTGGGAAAGTACCACCCTGATGTGGCAAAGCAGCTCAATAACTTGGCACTGCTTTGTCAGAACCAGGGTAAGTATGAGGAGGTGGAATATTACTATCAGCGAGCCCTGGAGATCTATGAGTCCCGGCTGGGGCCTGACGACCCCAACGTGGTCAAGACCAAAAACAACCTG GCCTCCTGTTACCTGAAGCAAGGCAAGTACAAGAAGGCAGAGGCCCTGTACAAAGAGATCCTGACCCAGGCCCATGAGAAGGAGTTTGGCTCTGTGAATG GCGACAACAAGCCAATCTGGATGCATGCAGAGGAGCGGGAGGAGAGTAAG gctctgcacaaGGATAGTAACTCCTATGGAGAATATGGTAGTTGGTATAAGGCCTGCAAGGTAGACAG TCCAACGGTTAACACAACACTAAAGAGTCTGGGGGCACTGTACCGCCGGCAGGGAAAACTGGAGGCGGCAGAGACACTGGAGGAGTGTGCCACCCGGACGCGAAAACAG GGGATTGACGCCATTAATCAGAGCCGTGTTGTGGAGTTGTTGAAGGATGGGTGCCCCTCTGAGCGCAGACGGAGCCGAGAGGTGCTGAATGGGGCTGCATCAAAAGATGAGCGCAGCACAGATGGTGGCGAGGACGGGCCCGCAGCGGAGTGGGCTGGG GATGGGAGTGGTGCACTGAGGAGAAGCGGCTCCTTTGGAAAACTTCGGGATGCCCTGCGGCGAAGCAGTGAGATGCTGGTGAAGAAACTGCAAGGGGGCAGCCCACAAGAACCAAGAAACCCTGG GATGAAGCGGGCTAGTTCCCTGAACTTTATCAACAAGAGTGGGGAGgaaagcacgcag